The following are encoded together in the Halomonas halophila genome:
- the katG gene encoding catalase/peroxidase HPI — MGDATQQGGAGKCPVMHGGMTETGTSVMDWWPNALNLDILHQHDRKTDPMGDDFDYRQEVRKLDFEALKKDMHALMTDSQAWWPADWGHYGGLMIRMAWHAAGSYRIADGRGGGGTGNQRFAPLNSWPDNGNLDKARRLLWPLKKKYGNKVSWADLFILAGNVAYESMGFKTFGFSFGREDIWHPEKDVYWGAEKEWLAPSDERYGDVDKPDTMENPLAAVQMGLIYVNPEGVNGQPDPLKTAEQVRETFSRMAMNDEETAALTAGGHTVGKTHGNGDADALGPEPEAADVEAQGFGWLNPNQQGKATNAVTSGLEGAWTKNPTQFDMGYFDMLFGHEWEVTKSPAGANQWEPVDIKEEDKPVDPTDPSVRHNPMMTDADMAMKMDPTYRAICEKFMKDPEYFKDCFARAWFKLTHRDMGPKTRYIGPEVPDEDLIWQDPVPAGNINYSVEAAKQKIAESDLSIGEMVATAWDSARTYRGSDMRGGANGAHIRLAPQKDWPGNEPERLNKVLKVYEGIAAETGASLADLIVLGGSVGIERAARAAGHDILVPFSPGRGDASAEMTDADSFEPLEPVADGFRNWLKQDYVVKPEELLLDRAQLMGLTAPEMTVLMGGMRMLGTNHGGSKHGVFTDREGQLSNDFFVNLTDMANHWKPAGKGLYEIRDRKTDRVKWTATRIDLVFGSNSVLRSYAEVYAQDDNEAKFVKDFVAAWTKVMNADRFDLELG, encoded by the coding sequence ATGGGTGACGCAACACAGCAAGGCGGCGCGGGCAAGTGCCCGGTCATGCACGGCGGCATGACCGAAACCGGCACCTCGGTCATGGACTGGTGGCCCAATGCCCTCAACCTCGACATCCTCCACCAGCACGACCGCAAGACCGACCCGATGGGCGACGACTTCGACTATCGCCAGGAAGTCCGCAAGCTCGACTTCGAGGCGCTGAAGAAGGACATGCACGCCCTGATGACCGACAGTCAGGCGTGGTGGCCGGCCGACTGGGGCCACTACGGCGGCCTGATGATCCGCATGGCCTGGCACGCCGCCGGCTCCTACCGCATCGCCGACGGCCGAGGCGGCGGCGGCACCGGCAACCAGCGCTTCGCCCCGCTCAACAGCTGGCCGGACAACGGCAACCTCGACAAGGCACGGCGCCTGCTGTGGCCGCTCAAGAAGAAGTACGGCAACAAGGTCAGCTGGGCCGACCTGTTCATCCTCGCCGGCAACGTCGCCTACGAGTCCATGGGCTTCAAGACCTTCGGCTTCTCCTTCGGTCGCGAGGACATCTGGCATCCCGAGAAGGACGTCTACTGGGGCGCCGAGAAGGAATGGCTGGCCCCCTCCGATGAGCGCTACGGCGACGTCGACAAGCCCGACACCATGGAGAACCCGCTGGCCGCGGTGCAGATGGGCCTGATCTACGTGAACCCCGAGGGGGTCAATGGCCAGCCCGACCCGCTGAAGACCGCCGAACAGGTTCGCGAGACCTTCTCCCGCATGGCCATGAACGACGAGGAAACCGCGGCGCTGACCGCCGGCGGCCACACCGTCGGCAAGACCCACGGCAACGGCGATGCCGACGCCCTGGGGCCGGAGCCGGAAGCCGCGGACGTGGAGGCCCAGGGTTTCGGCTGGCTCAACCCGAACCAGCAGGGCAAGGCCACCAACGCCGTCACCTCCGGCCTCGAGGGCGCCTGGACCAAGAACCCCACCCAGTTCGACATGGGCTACTTCGACATGCTGTTCGGGCATGAGTGGGAGGTCACCAAGAGCCCCGCCGGCGCCAACCAGTGGGAGCCCGTCGACATCAAGGAGGAGGACAAGCCGGTCGATCCCACCGACCCGTCCGTCCGCCACAACCCGATGATGACCGACGCCGACATGGCGATGAAGATGGATCCGACCTACCGGGCCATCTGCGAGAAGTTCATGAAGGATCCGGAATACTTCAAGGACTGCTTCGCCCGCGCCTGGTTCAAGCTGACCCACCGCGACATGGGCCCGAAGACCCGCTACATCGGCCCGGAAGTGCCGGACGAGGACCTGATCTGGCAGGACCCGGTACCGGCCGGCAACATCAACTATTCGGTCGAGGCCGCCAAGCAGAAGATCGCCGAAAGCGACCTGTCCATCGGCGAGATGGTCGCCACCGCCTGGGACAGCGCCCGCACCTACCGCGGCTCCGACATGCGCGGCGGCGCCAACGGCGCGCACATCCGCCTGGCGCCACAGAAGGACTGGCCGGGGAACGAGCCCGAGCGCCTGAACAAGGTGTTGAAGGTCTACGAGGGCATCGCCGCCGAGACCGGCGCCAGCCTGGCCGACCTCATCGTGCTGGGCGGCAGCGTCGGCATCGAGCGAGCGGCCCGTGCGGCCGGCCACGACATCCTGGTGCCGTTCTCGCCGGGCCGCGGCGATGCCAGCGCCGAGATGACCGACGCCGACTCCTTCGAACCGCTGGAGCCGGTGGCCGACGGCTTCCGTAACTGGCTGAAGCAGGACTATGTGGTCAAGCCCGAGGAGCTGCTGCTCGACCGCGCTCAGCTGATGGGCCTCACCGCCCCCGAAATGACCGTGCTGATGGGCGGCATGCGCATGCTGGGCACCAACCACGGCGGCAGCAAGCACGGCGTGTTCACCGACCGCGAGGGTCAGCTGAGCAACGACTTCTTCGTCAACCTGACCGACATGGCCAACCACTGGAAGCCCGCCGGCAAGGGCCTCTACGAGATCCGCGACCGCAAGACCGATCGGGTGAAGTGGACCGCCACCCGCATCGACCTGGTGTTCGGCTCCAATTCCGTCCTGCGCTCCTACGCGGAGGTCTACGCCCAGGACGACAACGAGGCCAAGTTCGTGAAGGACTTCGTGGCCGCCTGGACCAAGGTCATGAACGCCGACCGCTTCGATCTCGAACTGGGCTGA